TAATGGGtgcggtaaattgccaattcgtccattcaccatttcatttattcttatgccattccgtccatcaacaattcgtctaacaatcatttggtccaattaccatttggtccaatcatcgcatatgaccatttcgtctcataacaaGTTTGTCTaatattccttttattttcattcatttggccCAATTAACACGTACCTAGTCTAATATTAGACCAAAATGGTCTTGGACTAAATAGCTATTGGACgtactggttattagacggaatgacattaaactaaatgaaattagaccatgtggtgagtggacgaactgatggtagaccaaatgatagtcgacgagttggcaattggacgaattggcatgagacgaaatggaaataaacataGAAGGTGCTGATCTAGTCCTGGATGTCACAGTGGTGCACTCCTCCTGCGAACGCTCCTgctcttcttctcttcctcttctaGTTCAAGTTCTCCTcccttttctcctcctcctccttcttcttctcttcctcctcgtCATTAATGCAGCCCCTGCGTATCACTACACCACGCTTTAATGACCAACGCTATAATTATAATATCAGTCGTTTCCTCTACTATTTTCAAGGGGTACTtgtccaacaagcaaaacactgaaaagtACATAAAAATAggataaacaataaaaaagtatgAGATGCTACAGTTTTGGTTTTCCTGTTGCTGAAACAATTTAATGCTTGTCATCATGAAAGTGCAGTGAGAGAGACGAGGACATATTCTTCTCACATTTAATTTAAATAATctgaataaagattttatatataaaacacacacaaaagcaaagcaaaacaaaaaaatgtggttTCATCTAAAATGCCAAACTTCACATTTGAATATCTTCTGCTTTTGTCCTCGTtagtttatcattttattacgaaatcaaattcatttgtgtaatttgatttgttttcaaCCCTTAATCATTTGGtctgattttattaaaaagtttTACAAGTTTTTTTCTCATTACTTATTGATTTTGCCCCCTCTCTCtcatacacacacactctcatcatacacaagctacatgtatactttaatTAAATACCATTCAactcaaaataatacaaataaatgacAAAGGTCAGATCGTGTATGCTTATAACAttatattttgtactttttattcaaattttcattttctatagtcagacattgttttgtattttacatTTGTGAAATCAGTATAGTCATGGCAAACTCAACATACGAATTAAGATATAGCAGcttatcaaaatatattcatttcatcCCTAGTCGCAAAATTTTCATCTTCATATTTCTGTCTTTCCCCTAACACTGCCCTTTCCACCattttcattctctctctctctctctctctctaacacACACACCCCCTCATCCACACACAAATACATCTCCCCTTCCCAATATTACATccaaagtttttattttcatttttttgcattatttggcacttgacatacaaaataaataacaatttgaataccatggatacctaaaatattcaaaatcaccTTGCAATCAAACAACATACATTACTGCAAAGTGCAAACATTATTCAACAAGAGTGACAGTAAATTCATAAATAAGATGGATGGCCTGAAAATTACAGTCTAACTTGTCTTTTAAGACCATCTAAGGAAAACTGAGAAAAAGTGACCACTGTAGACAGGTTCTATAACACATTCCTTTCAATCAGGGGACAGTCTCGGTGACcattaaaggagaataaaaCTCTTGGAGCTAGCTTttgttagcttttgtgaaagcagaaaaatcaaagaataagatcaacaaaagtttgagtaaaataggactagcaataaaagagttatgagcatttgaatgtcgagatcactaatgctatggagatcctcccattggcaatgcgaccaagatctatgatgtcacagatgaacaactctccccttttggacactgaaaatataccccaaaacatctcttgttgctcattctaatcatatggcgaacgattcatcaatgatataatgttgtgaaacctctgtacttgtcctctcatataaagagaacacctcaccttgtgatagactctataaaagtgagaatataagttaaataagtactaaagtaatgagggagttgtacgtgtgtgacagcacagatcttggtcgcattgccaaagggaaaatctacatggcattagtgatctcaatattcaaatgctcataactttcttattattcattcaatcttcctcaaactttcaacaatatgtttctttgatttttctctttgatatggattcagctggtttcaagggtttcattctcctttaaagaaaaGTTTCACCAGACAAGCAGCAGCAATGACAGGTTTAATTGCAAATGTTTTTaacacagattaaaaaaaataaatgatcagGCCATGAATCTAAGCTAATGACAGAAAACAGTGATCACCCAAAAATGATAGGATTTGCAAAGAATGTTTTCCATAATGCCAACAGATAATTAATGTCCAATAGGTGGAGATTCCCATAATGCAACAGAGgaatatattcatataatattgactggctttgAGTgggataatacaaatatttcctGAAGAAGTCGCATGTGACACAGAGGAGACACTACTATCCCTATGGTTAAAAGGGAATCATAGACATGGTATACACTTAGGTCTGTTATAGTCCTGTAGTTGGATTCTCATAGAATAAGATAAGATACAATTGTCATCAAGAACAATGATAGAAATTAAAATTGACCACAATGCCCCAAGGCTAATTTGGGACTTGGAAATTCATACACAATGGCTACAATTCGAAAAAgggatcatttaaaaaaaaaattcactttgGCAGCCTTTAGCCAAGGAACTCAACACTGTTATCTCCCAAAATGCACCCTAAGTACATAGACTAACCATGTAAGGTGCTGAAGCAGCTCGGTCCGGCAATCACTACTTGTAAACACACACagcatttattttcaaacctTGTTCGGCAGACAAAAGTGCGCAATGACTTGGCTAGCCTTTTGGCAGCTAGCGACTTGTCGTTTTTTACTTGGGTTTTAGTAGTTAGCAAGTAGTCTTTCTGCATCAGACACTACACAGCATGAGAACGCTGACAATAGGCTCTCTAAGCAAACAAACATTAATGCACAGAGAACATGCACACAATTGGATTGGACTTGTTTCAATGTGCTCCTCTGAATTACAAGAAGGTGCGAATTCCAAGCACTTTTTTCATTCAACCTTCACCAAGTATTCAGGTTGATGAAAAGGTCCCAAATAAAACTTGCATATTAATCACTGAATTTCTACAATCAATTACAATGATTATTAATCATGATCGATTGTCAGCCCCATGATTACTTggtaagctttatgttacgatACATATCCAAACGGCCTAATCAGGTAATAAAGGCATGGACTCATCTCTCTCTACCagtaacataaaacaaaataaaaataaataacattagCACATCACATTGTCAAAGGGGAATAAGAGGCGAAATGTAAAAATCATTAACAACTCAttacttaaaattgcaaaaaatgccaaattaaaTAAAGGGAAACATAAATACAATATCATCCCCACTGTAGAAATGAATCACAGAGTACATGATAGTGATGTAAAATCAAACAtgtattcaaataataatagtcTGCTTATACTTTATAGGAATGGTCAAATTCCATGACAACGTACAGCATTTCAGCAATAATAGATAAATGTTCTTTGAAGATACTTCCACttgaaaaatatattccttTTATGTACAGATGAGAAATAAATAAGTGCAGCTAACATGTAGTCGAGATTTTATCAGGGACTTTGTCCGAGAGCGACATCCAGTCGTAGACTTTGTTTTCTTCGTGTCCTTTCTTTGTGAGCCGGGAACCGACGGCACCGCTGAACAGATCGAAGACACCGCCTGTGAATTAGGAataggaaagagagaggaagaattCATTAAACGTGCAAGAATCAATTGCATTAATGTTTATCAAAGTtgaagttttcagtttttttaaatactaaTATTTTGTATTCTAGCATGTTCTAAACATCATTATTAAGCAGCTGTacagaattaaaaataattttttaaaacatgtttccATTTTAACTATAAAATATGCCGTACACGTAAATGCCACTTAAATTCTCAAATTATCAAACACAATCTAAGATCATAATGGCTAAACCAACTTGATCTATGATCAAATTTGACTAATTAGACAACCACTTGGTCTTACTGTTATTTAGTCTAATGACAGATGGTCTAATTACCAATTGTTGGTCTACTCACTCATTCTTTTAGCACTCTGTCAAATGAAAAGTTGTCTTATCATATACACTAAGTAAAAATTAGACCAGATGGGTGTAGCCCAACTGACAATTAGACAAAGtggtaaatgggctaaatgAGGGTGTTTCCATTTACTTACACCCCAAATCTCTGACACCCCTTTTCCCCATTcacttttgtacatgtatgtagtgaATGTTTATTAGTGTCTCTagtatatttcatcaaaaagagACGTGGCCAAATTCCCTTTCTGTGATTGGCTTTTATTGCAATTCAATATCCATTAATCATCAACGTGATCTTTGAATCGCTGACTGTCCCCTTTTCATTGCGCGAAGAaaacaataaactttcaaaaaaaataatgctcgTTTAACTTTTAGCGAGAAAATCTAGAAATGAGTATCAAATGATCTCCGAGGTATGGTTTTCGATACTAAGATGTTTTAAATGTTATGAATCTGATGAATATTTGTTCTCATAACCAAGTTTGTGGGAGTAACAGGGTCAAACTTTTTCGTTCTCAAGTCATCGTGGTTCGTTGTCGCTTGCAAATGGGCATAAACCGCCCATTATCCGTAACCAGCCAGGCGGCCAACCTTGGCGTTTGCATATCCCGGCCCGGCAAGGTCGGTAGATTGCTGGGGCAAGACCCTGTTACAGTTTCCCATTCTTGCCCTCACACGAAGTGTTGATGGCTAATGGATATTCAaaagcaataaaacccaatCGCAGAAAGGGAATTTGGCCAAGtctcttttttaaaagaaaaatacatgagaCAGTAATAAatattaactacatgtacaaaagtGAATGGGGAAAAGGGGTGTCAGAATAGAGGCGTCAGCTGTGTCAGAAATCGGGGTGTCAGTAAATGGAAGCACCCACTCAATGACAATAAGATCAAATGATACCAGACCAACTGGTTGTAGACCCAAATGGGATTACACCATGCTGGATGAGAccgggccctgtcttacaaacaattgcgattgatctgatcaacctcaactatggaaagccagcaatgcccACATCTattaaaaatgcatgtttgttcaaaatgttttctagatatgatgtatgatgtatattcatacatttattgcTTTCCTCAAAGGAAATTTTGtgaatttcctgtagaaaaacttatcctgatggatttccatagatttTCGatggattggatcaatcgtaactctttataagaTGGGGCcaaggggagcgtttcatcacaTTTCGTCCGACAaattgtcaggtctgacaactttccttgattatgattggctgagaggtactgttaccatagtaactatCAGATAAATCAGTACTTGTCAGATTAAaagtctgacaagtcctttcatctTTCTACTAATACAACTTTGCCATTaaactaccatggaaactttGGTTGTGATTGGTTGCTGAGacccgttaccatggtagttgccaaaTTACAGTTACCATAGATGAAACCCTTTATGAAATGGTCCCCAGAGGTAAAGAAGACGGAGTGACAATTGACAGTACCCTTCCACTCACCTGTGTGAATGAATAGAATCTTCTTTCCCTTGAACGTTCCCGGTTTCTCCTTCATAAGCTTGATGAGATGGTAGGTGGCCTTCCCGGAGTACACAGGGTCCACGAGGATACCCGTGTTACTCGCAACCTGCTCGATGCATTCTGTCAAGATCAAAGCGATAAGGGACAGTTCAGGAAGATGCCCATATTAAATATAACTTTGACTACGATGAAccctttctttacctttacaTGTTCTCCAAAGACATAGGTTAACATTACAAGGATCTCATTGAATACTCCTCCTGAACTGTGATGTGTGGTTTACTTTTCACCGGTAATAATACTCTGATGGAAAATTTGtacattaaaggtattgttaAACTTTGTgggcagccgatttaaaaaattatcaaaccaagatgaaacatgtgtacaagtgcatgtattagaactaataaaccctgaaaacaaccattattgagaatgaaaagctaaaactacgaggcaaaccctgattttgtaaataggcgtcttatagacgcctaaatagtacacataagtgtatgggatgaaattaagatgatgttttcggtcactttatatttcaattttttagcactaaataattattttcgaacgcaattttttctgggcttcatttttgtaacatatcacagacacaggtgacaagtgtgaccttctacctcagatttttaaaaagtcaaatcaatgttagccaatcactttaagccaaacataaaacctaaccacCAAACTAAGTAAACTCTAATCCCTATGTTTACATAATTcagaaccaaaaactctataaCAATCCTacctctaaccctatgccctctgagatattaagactaGAGCAGCTATCACAGGACCATATGTCAATATTGTccatacagattttttttttaaatggtgcCCATTCCCTCACGTTCTGCAGCCCCAGAGATAAAGCTTGTCATTAATAATTACCTAATTCTTCAGCAGTATTCATGGCATACCCGATGCCCACAACTTCATCTCGGATGTGCATGATGTCAACGGCTTTGACCCCAGTGCCGTCCTCGCCCTGCAGCCCGAGAGATTTAAGTGTCGTGTCACCGAGATCGTAGAAAAACATCTTGTCCTTGCACGCAGCAAAACCGTGTATCCTacaagaattgaagaaaaaaaaaagatgagttaaaaaaaattattttctgtgtTTTGTGCCTAATAAAGCAGATCACACCAAAATGATAACCAGGGCCCATTTCATATCATTGAACTACTAGGAAGATCCTGGTTGTGATTAGCTGATGAGCCCTAATACCATGGCAACTGCCATAATGACAAAGGTTACATAACTtctaactctttatgaaatgggctcCAAATAAGCCACCAATAACGCAGGGtactacataactttttagaagttaatttttaaatagttggaaaaatttatttcacttgcccgaaaaaatccttgaaaaaaaaagttttacctcttaaaacaaaaatattgcagttgtataaaccattgacctttttttctcccttttgacatgaactgatctaccttgttcTTGCATTTTTcaacaaagtgattttatcttgcccaCCATGACCAAATTTAGGTTCAAtaatatcgaccctaattttggtaatTCTACTGTGAAAACTTTTCCTGCCCTATTCGGGCAAGTacttttggtctttacttcaaaacacttgaccgactaacttttacttgccctgggcaatcgggcaagtgcttatgtagcaccctgtaaCATATTCCATCCCAAAATCTTGGAAGAAATGAATAACACATGGACAGACAGATTGGCGAACCAAACCACATTTAGTTTATTTCAATGGAAACTTGTAGAATTCATTTCAAATCAGAACCACTATAGGCAGTCTTGGAGCAAGAATTCCaataaactgtttttttttccatcatctGAGGTTATGATGCCACATAAATATTCCTCATCATGACGAAGCACACAGAAACTGTTGgcccataacccccccccctcaccaaacacgggtcgtgtggtccagtggttagagcattggactcataattgcaaggttgtgagttcgaaaccccactttgataaaaagggcGAAGAATAAAATATGTCGTCAAAAAACAGCCAATcagactgattaacctagacgtaaaatgtctcttaggtaattggttataatTATACCaacttggcgtttaccagcaaaatgctgtcatGCCGAGTTCTGTCATGCCGAGTCCGAGACAGTGAGTTGTCATAtatagaaacagaaaaaaaagaaaaggtgccttgaatttaaattaatataaattattctaCTGCTCAGATGAAGAAGTACTTACTTCAGCTTGCTTCCTGTGAGATAGTTTCCAATAGCAAGGCCAGTCACAGAACCGCTGCTCCCTGCAGCTATTACAACATCTGTAAATCGGTCAAGAAGACCCTGGAAACAAAAGTTGATGCAACATTTTCATTGCTTAAATAtccttcattttatctttaaatctggtttcaaataaattatgaaaGCCAAATCAACATTACTGATAGTTTCATGGGTTTGGGGGTTTGTTTTCCACAAGCGATACTTTATCAAGGGGTCATCTGATATGAAGGTATGTATGCCTACCAGTTGAGTTGACAAAATGAATAATCTTTTGTAAGAAATACATATCCATTTGTGAACCAAGAAGGAATGATGGTTTAGGTAATTAGGTGTGAAACAGTAGTAAAGAGAGagactgagagagagagagagagagagaaagagagtcaAATTAGACTTTATACTTTTCAGACAACCTTCTTCACTAACAAAGCTATAAACAGCAGAGCAGCCACCGAACAAAACAATAACATACaattgttgaattggcattTAGGACTTATGCTTAATTTTAAACACTGCAGAAGATGGCAACTATGCAAATTATACACATGTCGACGGCAATTGTAAGAATTATACAAATGAGGCACctttgaaacattttttacaTGCCTGTGACaggcaaattattttattttttttgatatatttcggggctacttttcacaacttactgcctaaatctgcaacattggaaaAGCTTTAACCCTTATTTTGCTGGGCTATTTCAGCCCAGGatatacaggggggggggggcaaacattgACCCCTCCCCTTCAGATCTTGATTGCCGTGAAAATCTGCCCGTGGGTATAACCAGATCTTAACTACAAGACTGTACagtcacataaaaaaaaatagcatttcCAATTAATCAATCATGCAAATAGTCATATAAAATTTACTCTAAATTAATGACTGATCACATCATAGATTTCAGCCTATCACTCGATCAGGATCTACATTGTCATATTTACCTGGCCCATCAATTCACGGAAGCACTCGATGTAGCCCCATACTCCAATCTCATTGGATCCACCAAACGGCAGTCTGTAAGCCTTCTTATTGCTTGTTTGTCTACACAAAATCATTCAAACAGGGATTAGAATAGACAGGAATTAGATTAAACTAGGATTAGAAAAGACAGACCGTTGGGTAGAGAATCCTCAAAATTATGCAAAATCAAGATAATCTATTTaagcttacatgtacatccaacattttcaatattatatgacacctagataaaTCCTCAAGTGACATTTGATAGGTTGCTTGACATTGATCATTTAGCCAATTTGGCAATGATATCATCATAAGTGGAAGATTGGATCCaatcatcgtgcaattttggatccacacgattttgtccattgacCACCGGCACTACATGTAAAAACGTGTCTGCAGTGTTTATTGCTGTTACGTGAAGGTATGTCACAATCCTGCGCTCGCTAATCAAAGCTGCATGGACTTTCCCATCCAAATTCGTTAATGTTAAATCAAGgtgtcatataaaacaaa
This region of Lytechinus pictus isolate F3 Inbred chromosome 16, Lp3.0, whole genome shotgun sequence genomic DNA includes:
- the LOC129279632 gene encoding uncharacterized protein LOC129279632 gives rise to the protein MGHIQEPNSDYPLLPYEAPEWTSRLAVIPKYRVQLGCLGTPIQRWRLPGIPEDFQVHIKRDDMTGSVLSGNKVRKLEFLMADCVDQGCDSIMTCGGIFSNSCRAGAIAARQMGLDSHLFLWSEKTDLPFTGNALLDRLVGCNFYLMPLDCPLETEVYPRMKQLQNHIQQTSNKKAYRLPFGGSNEIGVWGYIECFRELMGQGLLDRFTDVVIAAGSSGSVTGLAIGNYLTGSKLKIHGFAACKDKMFFYDLGDTTLKSLGLQGEDGTGVKAVDIMHIRDEVVGIGYAMNTAEELECIEQVASNTGILVDPVYSGKATYHLIKLMKEKPGTFKGKKILFIHTGGVFDLFSGAVGSRLTKKGHEENKVYDWMSLSDKVPDKISTTC